The following coding sequences are from one bacterium window:
- a CDS encoding DUF933 domain-containing protein, which yields AGLVKGASEGQGLGNKFLTHIREVDAIAEVVRAFEDKDIIHVSGKVNPLDDISVINLELVLADLETVTKRLASVEKDVKSQVKEAVAEKAVLEKIKPILEEGRIATEADLSKEDKLLVKQLNLLTLKPILYVLNFSEAGENEEEIVSKIPGPYVKIDPVFEKGLDDLIKEGYKMLNLITYFTTGEDETRAWTIPNGWTAPLAGTAIHTDFKDKFVRAEVIECEKLLEAGSYASARENGWVRTEGKEYVVKDGDVIEFKI from the coding sequence GCGGGACTTGTGAAAGGCGCCTCGGAAGGACAAGGTCTCGGCAACAAGTTTTTAACCCATATCAGAGAAGTGGATGCCATAGCCGAAGTCGTGCGCGCTTTTGAGGATAAAGACATCATTCATGTATCCGGCAAAGTCAACCCTTTAGATGATATTTCAGTTATAAATTTGGAACTTGTTTTGGCCGATTTGGAAACAGTAACAAAACGGCTCGCGTCAGTTGAAAAGGACGTCAAGAGTCAAGTAAAAGAGGCCGTAGCCGAGAAAGCCGTTCTTGAAAAAATAAAGCCGATTTTGGAAGAGGGAAGGATTGCAACCGAAGCAGACCTGTCAAAAGAAGACAAGCTCCTCGTAAAACAATTAAACTTACTTACATTAAAACCGATTTTGTATGTTTTGAACTTTTCGGAGGCGGGGGAGAACGAAGAGGAAATTGTCTCTAAAATACCGGGGCCGTATGTAAAAATTGACCCTGTTTTTGAAAAGGGATTAGATGACCTTATAAAAGAGGGGTACAAAATGCTGAACCTAATCACGTATTTCACTACCGGCGAAGATGAGACGCGCGCTTGGACTATACCAAACGGCTGGACAGCCCCTTTGGCCGGAACGGCGATTCACACCGACTTTAAAGACAAATTTGTGCGAGCGGAAGTCATTGAATGTGAAAAACTTCTTGAAGCCGGCTCATACGCTTCTGCTCGTGAAAATGGGTGGGTGAGGACGGAAGGCAAGGAGTATGTGGTAAAAGACGGAGATGTGATTGAGTTTAAAATTTAG